A genome region from Cucumis sativus cultivar 9930 chromosome 4, Cucumber_9930_V3, whole genome shotgun sequence includes the following:
- the LOC101205971 gene encoding acid phosphatase 1 — MIIIGEMVRRAREIISMIFFAVLSSATGVTPPYWSRGGGASCSPCLSWRLAAETNNVEPWRTVPAHCFSCIGAYITGGQYQHDVRFVVEQIMSYAEGITVAGDGLDAWVLDVDDTCISNVDYYKVKRYGCDPYDPPAFRSWAMEGACPAIQPVAELFTKLMKSGFKVFLVTGRDEETLGQVTVENLHREGFIGYERIILRTAAEKGRSAVEFKTEIRRRLVEQGYRIWGNVGDQWSDLQGQFVGKRTFKLPNPMYFVP, encoded by the exons ATGATCATAATCGGAGAAATGGTCCGGCGTGCACGAGAGATAATATCGATGATTTTCTTTGCGGTGTTATCGAGCGCCACCGGAGTAACGCCGCCGTACTGGAGTCGAGGTGGGGGAGCAAGCTGCAGTCCGTGCCTGAGCTGGAGGCTGGCAGCGGAGACTAACAATGTGGAGCCATGGAGGACGGTGCCGGCGCATTGCTTCAGCTGTATCGGAGCGTACATAACGGGAGGGCAGTACCAGCACGATGTCCGATTCGTGGTGGAGCAAATTATGAGCTACGCAGAGGGAATTACGGTGGCCGGCGACGGACTAGATGCTTGGGTTCTTGATGTGGATGATACTTGCATCTCTAACGTTGATTATTATAAAGTTAAGAGATATGG GTGCGATCCGTACGATCCACCAGCATTTAGGTCATGGGCGATGGAAGGAGCATGTCCGGCGATCCAACCTGTGGCAGAGCTCTTCACAAAGCTCATGAAAAGCGGCTTCAAAGTCTTCCTTGTCACCGGTCGTGATGAAGAGACTCTTGGCCAAGTCACCGTCGAGAATCTCCATCGCGAGGGCTTCATTGGCTACGAACGCATAATCTTAAG GACCGCGGCGGAAAAAGGGCGAAGTGCGGTGGAGTTCAAGACAGAGATTCGGCGGCGACTGGTGGAGCAAGGATATAGAATTTGGGGCAACGTTGGAGATCAATGGAGCGATCTTCAAGGGCAATTTGTGGGAAAGCGCACTTTTAAATTACCTAATCCTATGTATTTCGTTCCTTAA
- the LOC101205505 gene encoding putative pentatricopeptide repeat-containing protein At3g47840, giving the protein MVLCYRQHVKRNFTVLAVAGAKTNDNPRHLYTKPLSLTLNAHFSNKVDLAEANNQLKILVKTNHLKDARDLFDQLPQRDEVSWTNIISGYVNSSDSSEALRLFSKMRLQSELRIDPFLLSLGLKTCGLGLNYLYGTNLHGFSVKTGLVNSVFVGSALLDMYMKIGEIGRSCKVFDEMPTRNAVTWTAVITGLVRAGYSEAGLAYFSGMGRSKVEYDSYAYAIALKASADSGALNHGRSIHTQTLKKGFDENSFVANSLTTMYNKCGKLDYGLHTFRKMRTLDVVSWTTIVTAYIQMGKEDCGLQAFKRMRASNVIPNEYTFSAVISCCANFARLKWGEQLHAHVLCVGFVNALSVANSIMTLYSKCGELASVSKVFCSMKFRDIITWSTIIAAYSQVGYGEEAFEYLSRMRSEGPKPNEFALASVLSVCGSMAILEQGKQLHAHVLSVGLEQTSMVCSALIIMYAKCGSIAEASKIFMDSWKDDIISWTAMISGYAEHGHSQEAIELFENIQKVGLRPDSVTFIGVLTACSHAGMVDLGFYYFNSMSKDYHITPSKEHYGCMIDLLCRAGRLHDAETLIRSMPIQWDDVVWSTLLRACRIHGDVDCGQRAAAEVLKLDPNCAGTHITLANIFAAKGKWKEAANIRMLMKSKGVVKEPGWSSVKVKDSVFAFVSGDRSHPQGEDIYNILEELASGMEIYILELNHLVTDDSEE; this is encoded by the coding sequence ATGGTCTTATGTTATCGGCAACACGTCAAGAGAAATTTTACAGTTTTGGCTGTTGCTGGAGCGAAGACGAATGATAATCCTCGTCATCTATATACAAAACCCCTATCTTTAACCCTCAATGCTCATTTCTCAAATAAGGTAGATTTAGCGGAAGCTAACAACCAGTTGAAAATATTAGTGAAAACCAATCACTTGAAAGATGCGCGTGACCTGTTCGATCAATTGCCTCAAAGGGATGAGGTTTCGTGGACTAATATTATTTCTGGGTATGTTAATTCCTCAGACTCCTCTGAAGCCTTGCGTTTGTTCTCAAAGATGCGACTTCAGTCTGAGCTACGAATTGATCCCTTCCTACTTAGTCTTGGTCTTAAAACTTGTGGACTCggtttgaattatttatatgGTACAAACTTGCACGGGTTTTCAGTCAAAACAGGTCTAGTCAACTCTGTTTTCGTCGGTAGTGCTCTTCTCGACATGTATATGAAAATCGGAGAAATTGGGAGAAGTTGTAAAGTGTTCGATGAAATGCCGACAAGAAATGCGGTGACTTGGACCGCAGTTATAACTGGGCTTGTTCGTGCAGGGTATAGTGAGGCCGGGCTCGCTTACTTCTCTGGAATGGGAAGGTCGAAAGTCGAATATGACTCCTATGCATATGCTATAGCATTGAAGGCCAGTGCTGATTCAGGTGCACTAAACCATGGAAGATCAATTCATACACAGACACTGAAGAAAGGATTTGATGAAAACTCCTTCGTGGCCAATTCACTGACCACCATGTATAACAAATGTGGTAAGCTAGACTATGGTTTGCATACGTTTAGAAAGATGAGGACTCTGGATGTTGTTTCGTGGACGACAATTGTAACAGCTTACATTCAAATGGGTAAGGAGGACTGTGGGCTTCAAGCATTTAAAAGAATGCGGGCAAGCAATGTGATTCCAAATGAATATACATTTTCTGCTGTTATATCTTGTTGTGCTAATTTTGCAAGGTTGAAGTGGGGGGAGCAACTACATGCGCATGTTTTATGTGTTGGGTTCGTCAATGCTTTGTCAGTTGCTAACTCTATCATGACCCTGTACTCAAAATGTGGGGAGTTAGCCTCAGTTTCAAAGGTATTTTGTTCAATGAAATTTAGAGACATCATTACTTGGAGCACTATTATTGCGGCGTATTCTCAAGTAGGCTATGGCGAAGAAGCTTTTGAGTATCTATCACGAATGAGGAGTGAAGGACCGAAACCAAATGAGTTTGCCCTGGCTAGCGTGTTGAGTGTATGTGGAAGTATGGCGATTCTCGAGCAGGGGAAGCAATTGCATGCTCATGTTTTGTCTGTTGGATTAGAACAGACATCCATGGTATGTAGTGCTCTTATTATTATGTATGCAAAATGTGGGAGCATTGCGGAAGCTTCTAAGATCTTTATGGATTCGTGGAAAGATGACATCATTTCATGGACAGCAATGATCAGCGGGTATGCTGAACATGGACACAGCCAAGAAGCCATtgaattgtttgaaaatatccAAAAGGTTGGTTTGAGACCAGACTCCGTGACCTTCATAGGCGTCCTTACTGCTTGTAGCCATGCAGGAATGGTTGACCTTGGTTTCTACTACTTCAATTCAATGAGCAAAGATTATCACATCACTCCTTCAAAAGAACACTATGGATGTATGATTGATCTTCTTTGTCGAGCAGGACGATTGCATGATGCAGAGACCTTGATCAGAAGCATGCCAATTCAATGGGACGATGTTGTCTGGTCTACATTGCTGAGGGCGTGTAGAATCCATGGTGATGTTGATTGTGGACAGCGTGCTGCTGCTGAAGTTCTAAAGTTAGATCCAAATTGTGCTGGGACTCACATAACCTTAGCAAACATTTTTGCTGCTAAGGGAAAGTGGAAGGAAGCAGCAAATATAAGAATGTTAATGAAATCAAAGGGGGTGGTTAAAGAGCCAGGATGGTCTTCGGTAAAGGTCAAGGATAGTGTTTTCGCATTTGTTTCTGGAGATCGTTCACATCCACAAGGAGAAGACATATACAATATTTTGGAGGAGTTGGCTTCAGGAATGGAGATCTATATTCTTGAATTGAATCATTTAGTAACTGATGATAGTGAAGAATAA